DNA from Nitrospina gracilis Nb-211:
GATCTCGCAGTCGAATCCTGCCATGACGGCGGACGACGGATTGGTGCCGTGCGCCGAATCGGCGATGAGGATGACGCGTCGGTCCTCGCCTTTCTTCTCAAAATACTTGCGGATGATGAGCAGGCCCGTCAGCTCCCCCTGCGCGCCCGCCGACGGTTGCAGGGTGACCGCGTCGGCGCCCATCAACTCGGCGATATACCCTTGCAGGTTGTACAGCAGTTCCAGCAGGCCCTGCATGGTGTCCACCGGTTGTAGGGGATGGATGCCGCGGAAGCCGTCGAGGTTCGCCATGGCGTCGTTGCGTTTCGGGTTGTACTTCATGGTGCAGGAACCGAGCGGGTAGGGACCGTTGTCCACGCCGTGGCTGTGCGCGCTCAGTTCCATGAAGTGGCGGACGATCTCGATCTCCGAAACTTCCGGCAGGCCGAGCGGCTCTTCGCGCAGGGTCATGCCGGGAAACAGGCAGGCGGTGTCCTCCTGCTCGAACTCGAAGTCGTGCACCCAACTGCCGCCGATGCCCGGACGGCTCTTTGCCGAAAGATGCGGGATCATGCGCACACCTTCTTCATGCACCGGGCGAGGCGATCCATATCCTGCCGGGCTTTGGTTTCCGTCACCGCGATCAACAGCAACTCGCCGTGCGGTGTGTCGTCGAAAGCGAGTCCGCCGAAAATGTTTTCCCCGCGCAGGGCGTCTAATACGGTGCCCGCCGGTTTGGGAAGTTTGACGGCGAACTCGTTGAACACGGGACCCGCGAAGGCGCGTTCGATGCCGGGGATCGAGGTCAGTTGCTTTATCAGGTAATCGGTTTTGTGGGCGATGATTTTGGCAAGGCGGGCGTAGCCGCTTTCACCCAGCAGGCTGAGATAGATCACGGCGCGAAGCGCGCACCACGCCTGGTTGGAGCAGATGTTGCTCGTCGCCTTTTCGCGTGCCACGTGCTGCTCGCGGTCTTCATACACCAGCGCATAAGCCGGGTTGCCGTAGATGTCCGCCACCTTGCCCACCAGCCGTCCGGGTAAAAATTTGCGGTATTCCTTTTTGCAACTGAGGATGCCGAGACTGGGTCCGCCCGCCGACAGCGGGATGCCCAGCGGCTGGCCCTCGCAACTGGCGAAATCCACGCCCAGTGATCCCGGCGTGGAGAACAGGCCGCTCAACAACGGGTTGAATGACATGCCGACCCGCACCCCGTGCGCCTGGCAGAGCTTGACGATGGCGGGAATGTCTTCCAGCACGCCGAAGCGGTTGGGCGTCTGGAACAGGAACACCGCCGGGCGTTCGGATTTCAGTTTGTCTTCGAGCGATTGCAGGTTCAGCCGTCCGGTTTTCGCATCGTGTTCCACCGTGTCGAGCGCGACGCGGCGCGGCGTGAGGTGGCTTTTTAAAATGTCCTGCCACTGCGGCCAGATGGCGTCCGCGTACAACACGCCCGCATCGCCGCGGTCGGAGGCGAGGCACCCCATCCAGCCCAGTTCGAACAGCGCCGTGCCGCCGTCGTATGACGAGCAATTGACGACGGGCAGGCCCATCACCTTCGCCATCTGTTCCTGGTATTCGGCGAGGATTTGCAACAATCCCTGGCTCATCTCCGGCTGGTACGGTGTGTAGGCGGTGAGGAACTCGCCGCGGCTGGCCAGCGCATCGACCACTGCCGGGATATGGTGATCGTACATGCCGCCGCCGATGAAATTGAGGTGCGTGTGTACGGTGGCGTTTTTGCCGGCGAGATCGCGCAGGTGTTTTTCCAGCTCCCAGTCGGGCACGGCGCGCGGCAGGTTGAGCGGTTGCTTCAACCGCAGATCTTTCGGGATGCCGGTGAGCAGGTCGTCGATGGACTCCACGCCGATGAAGTTCAGCATCGCCTTGCGGTCTTCGGGACGGTGTGGCGTGAAGGATTTGGGAGTGTCGATCATATTAAAACTTAAAATGTGGCCGGACGGTTCCGGATTGTAGCAGGGAGGACGGCCGGGCGGATGTGAATGGACGCGCCATTATAGCAGACCTCTTTTTTGGCGGGTGGGCATAAAGTCATCGCCTAGCGCACTTTGCTGAGCAGTTTGACGATCTCGACGACTTTCGAGCGGTCGAGCTCGATCTGCTCCGGCGACCGCCGTTGCAGGTATTCCTCGTGTTCGCGCAGTTTTTCGATTTCGTATTTCAGTTTGGAGTGGTCCACGCGGCCGTCCTCCTCCACCAGGCCGCGTTGAAAGGTGCGCGACAGGATGACCGACGACGACCCCAGCCTGAGGTGCTCGCCCAGCACCATCTCGCCGGGAAGCTGTCCCTCGCCGATACGCGCGATGCCGCCGAAACCGAACGGCAACCCGGCGTTGAGGATGGTTTTCGCCAGGGCATCGACCATGCCGTCGGCCAGCGGCTGGAAGATGAAGTTCTGTTTCAGGCCGAGGTGCAGGTCGTTGAGGCCGATGTACACCTCTTTGAGGCCCGGCACGCGCACGATCGATTCGAGCGCGTCCGCCGCTTCCGGTGTTTCCACCAGCGGCACCACCCCGGCACGTCCGCCCACCTGTTCAGAAAAGCGGGCCAGCTCGTCCGCGGTGCGGAACATGGGGAGCATCAACAGTTCAGGCCCGATGGCCAGCGCCTCTTCGATCTCCTGCTCGATCCCCGGGTGCGGCGGGTTGAGGCGGATGAGCAGTTCCGCGTCCGGGATGGCTTCGCGCACGCGGCGGGCGTCGTCCATGCTGTGGCCGCTGATCCACGTATCCAGGTGGCCCTGCCGCTCTTTTTTGCCGATCACTTCCAGGTCGACAAAGATGCGGTTCACTCCGGCGGCGACGGCGTTTTTCGCCAGGTCCGGGTGGTTGGTGATGAGCATCAGGGTGAGCATGAGCGCTCCCTCAAATTAAAAAAAATTGAATTTCCGGCTTTTAGGCGGAACTTCGATCGCAAAACCGGGTGAAGCTACCCCGGATTTAATAAATTCAATAAAACCAAGGAATTGTACCACATTCCACAAAAACCGGGAAAGTTTGGCCTCATCACTTTCTAAAGGGGATTTTCATAATGAAAAACAACCATTTATGGTAAACTCGATATTCCAGACTGTGCGCCTTAACAGTCGGCGAAGGGGAGCCCTACCATTTTTATACGCGCCGGCATTGAAACCGGGTGGCACGGAGGAACACCAGTCATGCGTGCATTCAATAAAAGATTCCGTAAGGTCATCCTGCTCGGGTTCGACCTGACGGTCAGCCTTCTGTCTTTATACCTGGCGTTTCTGCTGAGGTTCGAAGGTGCACTTCCCAAAGAACAGATGGAGGTCTTTCTGGACCTCGCTCCCATCGTTCTTTTATGCCGCGCGTTTTCCTTTGCCCTGTGCCGTTTTTATTCCCGCTTCTGGGAGTATGCCAGTTGGGAAGATCTGCTGCAGATTCTGAAAGCGGCGGCGATGGGAACGGTGCTGGTTCTGATCTTCATGTTTCTGTACAACCGCGCGCATCTTGTTTCCCGGTCGGTGTTGTTCATGGACCTCATCCTGGTGGTCCTGATGCTCGGCTCCTCGCGTCTGGGCTGGAAACTTCTCACCGACCGCGAAAACCAGGAAGCCGGCATCCGCGGCAAGGGCCGGGTGCCGATCCTCATTCTGGGCGCGGGTTACACGGGCGCTTACCTGCTCAAACACCTGCGCCGATTCTCGCCGCATTACCAGGTGAGAGGCTTCCTTGACGACGATCCCAAAAAACTCAATCACCAAGTCATGGGCGTCAAGGTCCTGGGCGGGCACCAGGACCTGCCGGAGTTCAAGGAATCGCTGGGCATTCAGGAGGTGCTGGTGGCGGTCACCAGCATGGACGCGGAGCGGATGGAAGCGGTGGTGAAGGTGTGCCGCGACGCCAACGTGAAATACAAAACCGTCTCCTCGTTTTTTGATCTGGCCACGCACCAGCCGCACATTTCCAAAATCCGCAATATTGAGATCACCGACCTGCTTGGCCGCGAGCCGGTGTACCTGGATCTGTCGATGATCCAGAACATGGTCGGCGGCAAGAAGATCATGATCACCGGCGCGGGCGGGTCCATCGGCTCCGAACTGTGCCGCCAGTTGCTGGAATACGATCCGGCCATGCTCATCATGATCGACAAGTGCGAGAACTACCTGTACGACCTGAACATGGAGCTCAACGCCGAGATGACCAACACCGAGCGGAAATATTTCTTTCTGTCGGTCACGCAGGAGAAAAAACTCGACGCGTTGTTCCAACGGTTCCGGCCGCAACTCGTGTTTCACGCCGCCGCGCACAAGCACGTGCCGCTGATGGAGGAGAACGCGGACGAGGCGGTGCTCAACAACGTGCAGGGAACGCGCATCACGGCGGACTTGTCCGAGCGCTACGGCGTGGAAAAATTCATTCTCGTTTCCACCGACAAGGTGGTGCGCCCGACCAGCGTGATGGGCATGACCAAAAAGATCGCCGAGCGCTACATTCAACATAAAGCGGCGCAGTCCAAGACGGATTTCATGACGGTGCGCTTCGGCAACGTGCTGGGGAGCAACGGCAGTGTGGTGCCGCTGTTTCAGAAACAGATCGAGCGCGGTGGTCCGGTGACGGTGACGCACCCGGACATGGAACGCTTCTTCATGCTGATTCCGGAAGCGGTGCAGTTGATTTTGCAGGCGGCGACCATCGGCCGCGGCGGCGAGATCCTGATGCTGGAGATGGGACAGCCGGTGAAGCTGATGGACCTTGCGGATAAAATGATCCGTCTTTTAGGGTACACCCCGGGCGAAAACATGGAGATCAAAATCACCGGCATGCGCCCGGGCGAGAAGCTGTCGGAGGAGTTGGTGGATGACGGCGAAGAGGTGATCGACACCCTGCACAAGAAGATCAAGCGGCTGTGTTCCGGCGTCGCGCCCGGAGACGGGTTCGCGGCAAAGGTGGATGCGCTGGTGGCTGACGGCGCGCGTCTGGACGCCGCTTCCTACCGACAGCGGCTGGTGGATTTCATTCAGGAAGCATGCAGTAAACCCGCAGTTCCCTCCTATTTAAACAAAAGCCAATAACCCTGCCTGTCGGCATCGTTCCTTTTTCCTTTTTAAGGGCGGGATCAATCGCCGGTCCCTTCGTCTTTTTTGTTCTGTTCGTTGTAAAGGTAAGTGATTACGGTGAGCGTGAGAAACAGGGCGATGGCGATGAGCCCCAGTCGTCTGCGGTCCTGGGACACGTTTTCCAGCCGGGCGATGTCTTCGGTGAGGGTGCGCAGTTTTTTGCTGGTGTTCCGGGCTCCCTCCTGCACCTTCTCAAGATCCAGGCTGTGGGACACGCGCCGGACATTCTGAAGTTCTGTCGAAGCATCCGTATGCTGCTGTTCAAAGGATTGCATGGGAAAGCCGCGGATGGCGGCGATGCGCTGGCGCGTCTCCTGCAACCGTTCGGACAGGCCGGTCAGAATGGTTTTCAATTTTTCCGCTGGAGTGAACTCATGGCACAGACTGCACCGTTCCGCGGTCACGATTCCTGCGGCGGTGCGTTCAATGGCATGGGGGTTGTGGCAATCGATGCAGGTGGGTTGCCCAACCTGGAAGTGCGCACTGGATTTGTACGACTCGGCGGTTTGTGAATGGCATTTGGCGCAGACGTCCGTCACCTGGGCCTGCGGCGGCACACCATGAAACCCTTTGGATTTGGACATGGCTTCCAGGGTGAGGTCCTTTGGATCGCCGCCGTGGCACCCGTCGCAGGTGTTGCCGACTTTGGCGTGCACGCTGTCGGTCCACAAGGCCACGGGGTGACTCAGGCGCTCGTCATCCAGTCCACCGTGGCAGGTGATGCAGGAATTGTTTTCCTGCGGGACGGTTGCGGCCCGCGAGGCCATCGGCAGGCTGAAAATCAGCACGGTCATCAGCGCCGCCGCAATGGAATTCGAACGTCCGGTACGCATCATGAGTTACGCCAGGTATCCCCATAGAGTCAAGCCGACGAAAGAAGCGATGCAAAGCACCACCAGCGGCAAGAACAGGGGCCGTTTGAAAATATTCGGCTCCGGGCTCCGGTCAATGAACGGCAGAAAGATGAACGCCAGCACCCCGGCTGTTTGCAGGATCAGCGCGCCCAGTTCCGAAGGAATGATGCGGAGCAGTTGGTACGAGGCCAGAAAGTACCATTCGGGTTTGATGTGAGCCGGTGTGTCGAACGCGTCCGCCGGTTTCTGCGCGTCACCGAAAATGAACCAGTCCGGAAAAAAACAGATCAATCCGAAGAACACGGCCATGAACAGGCAGATCACCATCACATCTTCGAGCACGAAGGTGGGATAGAAACGCATGCCCTTCGGGTATTTTGGTTTTTTATACATGGTCCGGTTTGTCCTTTTTTTTGTCCTTGTCGAAAGGCGATTCCGAGATGCCCAGCACCCGCACCAGGAACAGGTGCAGTCCCATGAGCCCCAGCATGACCGCGGGAATCACGATCACGTGCAGGG
Protein-coding regions in this window:
- the gcvPA gene encoding aminomethyl-transferring glycine dehydrogenase subunit GcvPA, whose translation is MIDTPKSFTPHRPEDRKAMLNFIGVESIDDLLTGIPKDLRLKQPLNLPRAVPDWELEKHLRDLAGKNATVHTHLNFIGGGMYDHHIPAVVDALASRGEFLTAYTPYQPEMSQGLLQILAEYQEQMAKVMGLPVVNCSSYDGGTALFELGWMGCLASDRGDAGVLYADAIWPQWQDILKSHLTPRRVALDTVEHDAKTGRLNLQSLEDKLKSERPAVFLFQTPNRFGVLEDIPAIVKLCQAHGVRVGMSFNPLLSGLFSTPGSLGVDFASCEGQPLGIPLSAGGPSLGILSCKKEYRKFLPGRLVGKVADIYGNPAYALVYEDREQHVAREKATSNICSNQAWCALRAVIYLSLLGESGYARLAKIIAHKTDYLIKQLTSIPGIERAFAGPVFNEFAVKLPKPAGTVLDALRGENIFGGLAFDDTPHGELLLIAVTETKARQDMDRLARCMKKVCA
- a CDS encoding aldolase/citrate lyase family protein — translated: MLTLMLITNHPDLAKNAVAAGVNRIFVDLEVIGKKERQGHLDTWISGHSMDDARRVREAIPDAELLIRLNPPHPGIEQEIEEALAIGPELLMLPMFRTADELARFSEQVGGRAGVVPLVETPEAADALESIVRVPGLKEVYIGLNDLHLGLKQNFIFQPLADGMVDALAKTILNAGLPFGFGGIARIGEGQLPGEMVLGEHLRLGSSSVILSRTFQRGLVEEDGRVDHSKLKYEIEKLREHEEYLQRRSPEQIELDRSKVVEIVKLLSKVR
- a CDS encoding polysaccharide biosynthesis protein translates to MRAFNKRFRKVILLGFDLTVSLLSLYLAFLLRFEGALPKEQMEVFLDLAPIVLLCRAFSFALCRFYSRFWEYASWEDLLQILKAAAMGTVLVLIFMFLYNRAHLVSRSVLFMDLILVVLMLGSSRLGWKLLTDRENQEAGIRGKGRVPILILGAGYTGAYLLKHLRRFSPHYQVRGFLDDDPKKLNHQVMGVKVLGGHQDLPEFKESLGIQEVLVAVTSMDAERMEAVVKVCRDANVKYKTVSSFFDLATHQPHISKIRNIEITDLLGREPVYLDLSMIQNMVGGKKIMITGAGGSIGSELCRQLLEYDPAMLIMIDKCENYLYDLNMELNAEMTNTERKYFFLSVTQEKKLDALFQRFRPQLVFHAAAHKHVPLMEENADEAVLNNVQGTRITADLSERYGVEKFILVSTDKVVRPTSVMGMTKKIAERYIQHKAAQSKTDFMTVRFGNVLGSNGSVVPLFQKQIERGGPVTVTHPDMERFFMLIPEAVQLILQAATIGRGGEILMLEMGQPVKLMDLADKMIRLLGYTPGENMEIKITGMRPGEKLSEELVDDGEEVIDTLHKKIKRLCSGVAPGDGFAAKVDALVADGARLDAASYRQRLVDFIQEACSKPAVPSYLNKSQ